Proteins encoded in a region of the Orcinus orca chromosome X, mOrcOrc1.1, whole genome shotgun sequence genome:
- the PNCK gene encoding calcium/calmodulin-dependent protein kinase type 1B isoform X4 yields MLFILHPQTHHQAQDMLLLKKQTEDISSVYEIREKLGSGAFSEVVLAQERGSSHLVALKCIPKKALRGKEALVENEIAVLRRVSHPNIVALEDVHESPSHLYLAMELVTGGELFDRIMERGSYTEKDASHLVGQVLGAVSYLHSLGIVHRDLKPENLLYATPFEDSKIMVSDFGLSKIQAGNMLGTACGTPGYVAKDFIRHLLERDPQKRFTCQQALQHLWISGDTAFDKDILGSVSEQIQKNFARTHWKRAFNATSFLRHIRKLGQTPEGEDASGRRVMSHGHPGLRTGQPPKW; encoded by the exons ACATGCTGCTGCTCAAGAAACAGACGGAGGACATCAGCAGCGTCTATGAGATCCGGGAGAAGCTCGGctc GGGCGCTTTCTCCGAGGTGGTGCTGGCCCAGGAGCGGGGCTCCTCACACCTTGTCGCCCTCAAGTGCATCCCCAAGAAGGCCCTTCGAGGCAAGGAGGCCCTGGTGGAGAACGAGATCGCGGTGCTCCGCAG GGTCAGCCACCCCAACATCGTGGCTCTGGAGGACGTCCACGAAAGCCCTTCCCACCTCTATCTGGCCATGGAGCT GGTGACGGGGGGCGAGCTGTTCGATCGCATCATGGAGCGCGGCTCGTACACGGAGAAGGACGCCAGCCACCTGGTGGGGCAGGTCCTTGGTGCCGTCTCCTACCTGCACAGCCTGGGCATCGTGCACCGAGACCTCAAG CCTGAAAACCTCCTCTATGCCACGCCCTTCGAGGACTCCAAGATCATGGTCTCTGACTTTGGCCTCTCCAAAATCCAGGCTGGCAACATGCTAGGCACCGCCTGTGGGACCCCGGGCTATGTGG CCAAAGACTTCATCCGGCACCTTCTGGAGCGAGATCCCCAGAAAAGGTTCACCTGCCAGCAGGCCTTACAGCATCTTTG GATCTCCGGGGATACAGCCTTTGACAAGGACATCCTGGGCTCAGTTAGTGAGCAGATCCAGAAGAATTTTGCCCGGACCCACTGGAAG CGAGCGTTCAATGCTACCTCCTTCCTGCGCCACATCCGCAAGCTGGGGCAGACCCCGGAGGGGGAGGACGCCTCGGGACGGAGGGTGATGAGCCACGGCCACCCGGGCCTCCGCACTGGCCAGCCCCCCAAGTGGTGA
- the PNCK gene encoding calcium/calmodulin-dependent protein kinase type 1B isoform X1, with product MLFILHPQTHHQAQDMLLLKKQTEDISSVYEIREKLGSGAFSEVVLAQERGSSHLVALKCIPKKALRGKEALVENEIAVLRRVSHPNIVALEDVHESPSHLYLAMELVTGGELFDRIMERGSYTEKDASHLVGQVLGAVSYLHSLGIVHRDLKPENLLYATPFEDSKIMVSDFGLSKIQAGNMLGTACGTPGYVAPELLEQKPYGKAVDVWALGVISYILLCGYPPFYDESDPELFSQILRASYEFDSPFWDDISESAKDFIRHLLERDPQKRFTCQQALQHLWISGDTAFDKDILGSVSEQIQKNFARTHWKRAFNATSFLRHIRKLGQTPEGEDASGRRVMSHGHPGLRTGQPPKW from the exons ACATGCTGCTGCTCAAGAAACAGACGGAGGACATCAGCAGCGTCTATGAGATCCGGGAGAAGCTCGGctc GGGCGCTTTCTCCGAGGTGGTGCTGGCCCAGGAGCGGGGCTCCTCACACCTTGTCGCCCTCAAGTGCATCCCCAAGAAGGCCCTTCGAGGCAAGGAGGCCCTGGTGGAGAACGAGATCGCGGTGCTCCGCAG GGTCAGCCACCCCAACATCGTGGCTCTGGAGGACGTCCACGAAAGCCCTTCCCACCTCTATCTGGCCATGGAGCT GGTGACGGGGGGCGAGCTGTTCGATCGCATCATGGAGCGCGGCTCGTACACGGAGAAGGACGCCAGCCACCTGGTGGGGCAGGTCCTTGGTGCCGTCTCCTACCTGCACAGCCTGGGCATCGTGCACCGAGACCTCAAG CCTGAAAACCTCCTCTATGCCACGCCCTTCGAGGACTCCAAGATCATGGTCTCTGACTTTGGCCTCTCCAAAATCCAGGCTGGCAACATGCTAGGCACCGCCTGTGGGACCCCGGGCTATGTGG CCCCGGAGCTCTTGGAGCAGAAACCCTACGGGAAGGCCGTAGATGTGTGGGCCCTGGGTGTCATCTCCTACATCCT GCTGTGTGGGTACCCCCCCTTCTATGATGAGAGCGACCCCGAACTCTTCAGCCAGATCCTGAGGGCCAGCTACGAGTTTGACTCTCCCTTTTGGGATGACATCTCAGAATCAG CCAAAGACTTCATCCGGCACCTTCTGGAGCGAGATCCCCAGAAAAGGTTCACCTGCCAGCAGGCCTTACAGCATCTTTG GATCTCCGGGGATACAGCCTTTGACAAGGACATCCTGGGCTCAGTTAGTGAGCAGATCCAGAAGAATTTTGCCCGGACCCACTGGAAG CGAGCGTTCAATGCTACCTCCTTCCTGCGCCACATCCGCAAGCTGGGGCAGACCCCGGAGGGGGAGGACGCCTCGGGACGGAGGGTGATGAGCCACGGCCACCCGGGCCTCCGCACTGGCCAGCCCCCCAAGTGGTGA
- the PNCK gene encoding calcium/calmodulin-dependent protein kinase type 1B isoform X2, with the protein MLLLKKQTEDISSVYEIREKLGSGAFSEVVLAQERGSSHLVALKCIPKKALRGKEALVENEIAVLRRVSHPNIVALEDVHESPSHLYLAMELVTGGELFDRIMERGSYTEKDASHLVGQVLGAVSYLHSLGIVHRDLKPENLLYATPFEDSKIMVSDFGLSKIQAGNMLGTACGTPGYVAPELLEQKPYGKAVDVWALGVISYILLCGYPPFYDESDPELFSQILRASYEFDSPFWDDISESAKDFIRHLLERDPQKRFTCQQALQHLWISGDTAFDKDILGSVSEQIQKNFARTHWKRAFNATSFLRHIRKLGQTPEGEDASGRRVMSHGHPGLRTGQPPKW; encoded by the exons ATGCTGCTGCTCAAGAAACAGACGGAGGACATCAGCAGCGTCTATGAGATCCGGGAGAAGCTCGGctc GGGCGCTTTCTCCGAGGTGGTGCTGGCCCAGGAGCGGGGCTCCTCACACCTTGTCGCCCTCAAGTGCATCCCCAAGAAGGCCCTTCGAGGCAAGGAGGCCCTGGTGGAGAACGAGATCGCGGTGCTCCGCAG GGTCAGCCACCCCAACATCGTGGCTCTGGAGGACGTCCACGAAAGCCCTTCCCACCTCTATCTGGCCATGGAGCT GGTGACGGGGGGCGAGCTGTTCGATCGCATCATGGAGCGCGGCTCGTACACGGAGAAGGACGCCAGCCACCTGGTGGGGCAGGTCCTTGGTGCCGTCTCCTACCTGCACAGCCTGGGCATCGTGCACCGAGACCTCAAG CCTGAAAACCTCCTCTATGCCACGCCCTTCGAGGACTCCAAGATCATGGTCTCTGACTTTGGCCTCTCCAAAATCCAGGCTGGCAACATGCTAGGCACCGCCTGTGGGACCCCGGGCTATGTGG CCCCGGAGCTCTTGGAGCAGAAACCCTACGGGAAGGCCGTAGATGTGTGGGCCCTGGGTGTCATCTCCTACATCCT GCTGTGTGGGTACCCCCCCTTCTATGATGAGAGCGACCCCGAACTCTTCAGCCAGATCCTGAGGGCCAGCTACGAGTTTGACTCTCCCTTTTGGGATGACATCTCAGAATCAG CCAAAGACTTCATCCGGCACCTTCTGGAGCGAGATCCCCAGAAAAGGTTCACCTGCCAGCAGGCCTTACAGCATCTTTG GATCTCCGGGGATACAGCCTTTGACAAGGACATCCTGGGCTCAGTTAGTGAGCAGATCCAGAAGAATTTTGCCCGGACCCACTGGAAG CGAGCGTTCAATGCTACCTCCTTCCTGCGCCACATCCGCAAGCTGGGGCAGACCCCGGAGGGGGAGGACGCCTCGGGACGGAGGGTGATGAGCCACGGCCACCCGGGCCTCCGCACTGGCCAGCCCCCCAAGTGGTGA
- the PNCK gene encoding calcium/calmodulin-dependent protein kinase type 1B isoform X3, giving the protein MLFILHPQTHHQAQDMLLLKKQTEDISSVYEIREKLGSGAFSEVVLAQERGSSHLVALKCIPKKALRGKEALVENEIAVLRRVSHPNIVALEDVHESPSHLYLAMELVTGGELFDRIMERGSYTEKDASHLVGQVLGAVSYLHSLGIVHRDLKAGNMLGTACGTPGYVAPELLEQKPYGKAVDVWALGVISYILLCGYPPFYDESDPELFSQILRASYEFDSPFWDDISESAKDFIRHLLERDPQKRFTCQQALQHLWISGDTAFDKDILGSVSEQIQKNFARTHWKRAFNATSFLRHIRKLGQTPEGEDASGRRVMSHGHPGLRTGQPPKW; this is encoded by the exons ACATGCTGCTGCTCAAGAAACAGACGGAGGACATCAGCAGCGTCTATGAGATCCGGGAGAAGCTCGGctc GGGCGCTTTCTCCGAGGTGGTGCTGGCCCAGGAGCGGGGCTCCTCACACCTTGTCGCCCTCAAGTGCATCCCCAAGAAGGCCCTTCGAGGCAAGGAGGCCCTGGTGGAGAACGAGATCGCGGTGCTCCGCAG GGTCAGCCACCCCAACATCGTGGCTCTGGAGGACGTCCACGAAAGCCCTTCCCACCTCTATCTGGCCATGGAGCT GGTGACGGGGGGCGAGCTGTTCGATCGCATCATGGAGCGCGGCTCGTACACGGAGAAGGACGCCAGCCACCTGGTGGGGCAGGTCCTTGGTGCCGTCTCCTACCTGCACAGCCTGGGCATCGTGCACCGAGACCTCAAG GCTGGCAACATGCTAGGCACCGCCTGTGGGACCCCGGGCTATGTGG CCCCGGAGCTCTTGGAGCAGAAACCCTACGGGAAGGCCGTAGATGTGTGGGCCCTGGGTGTCATCTCCTACATCCT GCTGTGTGGGTACCCCCCCTTCTATGATGAGAGCGACCCCGAACTCTTCAGCCAGATCCTGAGGGCCAGCTACGAGTTTGACTCTCCCTTTTGGGATGACATCTCAGAATCAG CCAAAGACTTCATCCGGCACCTTCTGGAGCGAGATCCCCAGAAAAGGTTCACCTGCCAGCAGGCCTTACAGCATCTTTG GATCTCCGGGGATACAGCCTTTGACAAGGACATCCTGGGCTCAGTTAGTGAGCAGATCCAGAAGAATTTTGCCCGGACCCACTGGAAG CGAGCGTTCAATGCTACCTCCTTCCTGCGCCACATCCGCAAGCTGGGGCAGACCCCGGAGGGGGAGGACGCCTCGGGACGGAGGGTGATGAGCCACGGCCACCCGGGCCTCCGCACTGGCCAGCCCCCCAAGTGGTGA